CGTCCACCAGCAGGATCTTGCGCCCCTCGAACACCTTGTCGCGGCTGCGCGCGGTCTTGAGCATGCGCTGGCGTTCGTTGGACAGCTGCGACTCGACCTTATGCAGGAACAGCGTCACCTCGTCGAGCAGGCGCTCGGGCGAACGCGCGCCCTTGATGATGATCGAGCGCGAGTACTTGAGCAGGTCGGCCTCTTCCTCGCGGGTGAGGTTGCGCCCGGTGTAGACGATCACCGGCGGGAAGCTGCGGATGTCTTCGGCGGTCATGCGCTTGAGCAGCTCGTTGCCAAGCATGTCGGGCAACTTGAGGTCGATGATCATGCAGTCGTAGATGTTCTCGCGCAGCAGCGCCAGGGCGTCCTGGGCCATGGCCACGGCAGTGATCTCGATATCGTCGTCGCCGATCAGGCGGGCGATGCTCTCGCGCTGCAGGTCGTCGTCCTCCACCAGCAGGATGTGCTTGAGCTTCTGCGTGAGCTTGGCCTCCAGGCGGCCGAACACCGCCTTGAGTTCCTCGCGGCTGGTGGGCTTGACCGCGTAGCCCACCGCGCCCATGTGCATGGCAGCCTCGACGCGGTCCTCCACCGAAATGATATGCACCGGAATGTGCCGGGTGCCGGCTTGCTCCTTGAGACGCTGCAGCACGGTGAGCCCGGAGTGATCGGGCAGGCGCATGTCCAGCAGGATGGCGTCGGGCAAATACTGGGCCGCCAGCTCGAAGCCCTCGTCGGCGGCATGGGCGACCAGGCAGCTGTAGCCCAGTTCGTGGGCGAGGTCGAAGAGAATGCGGGCGAAATTCGGCTCATCCTCGATCACCAGGATGCAGCGGTTGGCGAACGGCGCTTGGCCGCGGTCGTCGGCGAAGGCCGGGGTCGGGCGCTCGCTGCGAACGGGCGCAGGCACCGGCGGTGCCGGCGGCAGTTCGTCGACCGCCGGGCGCAGGCTATGCACCTCGACCTGCTGCGCCGAGGGTTCGAAGTGCTCGGGCAGGATCAGGCTGAACACGCTGCCCTGCCCTGGGCTGCTGTCGACATTGATCTGCCCGCCAAGCAGGTGGGCCAGGTCACGGGAGATGGACAGCCCCAGACCGGTGCCGCCATAGCGGCGGTTGCTGGTGCCATCGACCTGGTGGAAGGCGCCAAAGATCGCCTGCTGCTGGTCGGCGGCGATGCCGATGCCGGTGTCGCGCACCGCGAAGACGATGCCCAGGCCCGCCTGGTGGCTGATGCGCAGGCTCACCTGGCCACGCTCGGTGAACTTGATGGCGTTGGACAGCAGGTTCTTGAGAATCTGCTCCAGGCGCTGCCGGTCGGTGAACAGCGACGCCGGCAACGGCTGCTCGAGCTGCACGGCGAAGGACAGGCCCTTGTCCTGCGCCAACGGCTGGAACATGCCCTGCAGGCCTTCGACCAGGCGCTCCAGCGGCGTACTTTCGGCGCGCACTTCCAGCTTGCCGGCCTCGACCTTGGCGATGTCAAGAATATCGTTGATCAGGTTGAGCAAGTCGTTGCCAGCCGAATAGATCGACTCGGCGAACTTCACCTGCTCGTCGCTGAGGTTGCCTTCGGCGTTCTCGGCCAGCAACTTGGCCAGGATCAGCGAGCTGTTGAGCGGCGTGCGCAGCTCATGGGACATGTTGGCGAGGAACTCGGACTTGTACTTGCTCGAGCGCTGCAGGTCGTCGGCGCGAGCCTGCAGCTCGACCTGGGCCTGGTTCAGCTCGCTGTTCTTGCGGTCCAGGGCCTCGGTGCGCTCGGCCAGTTGCTCGTTGGTCTGCTCCAACTCCGCCTGCTGGGTCTCGAGGTGGGCCTGGGACTCCTTGAGCACCCGCGACTGTTCTTCGAGCTCTTCGTTGGCGGTCTTGAGCTCCTCCTGCTGCACCTGCAGTTCTTCGTTGAGCTGCTGGGTCTCGGCCAGCACTTCCTGCAGGCGCTGGCGGTAGCGGGCACTTTCGATGGAGATGCCTAGGTTTTCGGCGACTCTTTGCAGCAATTCCACATCGCGCTCTTGCAGCGGACGCAGGAATCCCAGCTCCAGCACGCCGTTGACCCGCCCATCGTCCTGCGCCGGCACCAGCAGGCCACTGCGCGGCAGGCCACGGCCCAGGCCCGAGCTCAGGCGGTAGTAGTCCTCCGGCAGCTCGTCGAGGCGCAACAGCCGCCCCTGGGCCACGGCCTCGCCCAGCAGACCGGCATGATCGCCCACGCGTGGTTCGCTGCCCTGCTGTTCGGCGTCCAGGCCGTAGGTGGCGACCCGCACCAGCTGGCCATGCTCGTCGCGCACATACAGCGCACCGACCACACTGCCCAGGTAACCGGCGAAGAAGCGCAGGATATTGTCGCCGAGCATTGACAGCGTCAGTTGGCCGAGCACCTGCTCGGCCAACTGGGTCTGCCCGGCGCGCAACCAGGCCTGCTGCTCCAGGCGCTCGGCGGCGCGTTGCTGGGCCTCCAGGTTGTCGACATAGCTCGAGGACAAGGCCAGCAGGTCACGCCGCCCCAGGTAGGCGAGCAGCGCGCTCAAAGCGACGATGAACAGCACGAACGCCGAGATCGCGGTCATGGTGACCGTGCTGACCGTCTCGTTGCGCGCCGTGCGCAGTTGTTGCTCGGTGTTGATGAAGGTGTCGAATTCCTTGCGGATCTCGTCGGTCAGGCGCTTGCCGCGGCCACGGCCAATCGACGACGCCACATCACCCTGCTGGCTACGCCGCTGGCTGATGACTTCGTTGCCGAAGGTGTTCCACTCGCGCTGCAAGGCCGCGATGCGGTCGATGCGGTCAACTTGCTGGGGGTTGTCGGCCACCATTCCCCGCAGGCTGTCCAGGCTGCCGAAGATGCGCGGCTTTGCTACCTCGTAGGGGTCGAGGAAACGCTCTTCGCCGGTCAGCAGGTAGCCGCGCATACCGGTTTCCATGTCGATCGACAGCTTGATCGTCTCGTTGGCATTGCCGATCACCCGATCGGTGTGCTCGACCCACTGCATGGCCGAAAGCAGGTAGTTGATCACCGCGACAAAGGCCACGGCGCCCAGTAGCCCCACTCCCAGGGGCAGGCCGACGTTGCGGCTCAGCAGTTTGCGAAAACTGCGTTGGTCCATCGAGGCTGCTTGAATCATGTGAAAGTGCCCGAGCGAAAAAAGTCCATTGAACAGACCGGCGTCTACGTCGTGTAAGTGTTGCCCTGCGCCAGACCGACCGCGAATACAGCGAGTCTAACCAGCTTTCGCGGAACTGGCAGGGCATTTAGCCAGTATTTGAAGGCGGGCTGCGCCAATCGTTCCATCTATTTGCCCATGCCGTTAAGCTTGGGAACTTCTGCCATGGCCAAGCGCACAGAGTAGAGACAATCCATCGAAACAGGATCCACACAATGCACCTTCTGGTAGTCGAAGACGACGACATCGTTCGCATGCTGATAGTCGAAGTGCTCGACGAACTGGGTTATGCCGCCCTCGAGGCCGACAGCGCTGCCGCGGCCCTGAAGATCATCGAGGATCCCACGCAACCGCTGGCGCTGTTGATGACTGACGTGGGGCTGCCGGACCTGCGCGGCGAGGAATTGGCGGCCAAGGCTCGGGAAAGCCGGCCGAACCTGCCGGTGCTGTTCGCCAGTGGCTACGCCGAGAGCTTCAACGTGCCCCCAGGCATGCACCTGATCGGCAAGCCGTTCAGCATCGACCAGCTGCGCGACAAAGTGCTGGAGATTCTGGGCGCACCGTGAATCCTGAAGGCTTGCGGTAAATCGCCGGCAGGCCGGCTCCCACAGGAACCGTGCAATGCCAGTGGCCAGCTGAAATAATTTGAACGTCTCGCGCCTTTAGGCTTCAAACCTTCGAGGTATGCCTCTCTCGTCGGAAAGCCGCCATGAAGATGCCCTGTCGTGCCCCTTGCGCTTGCCTGGAACTGGATTTCGTCCGCGACACCCTGTTCGGCCCGGTGGCCCAGCGTGCCATGTGCCAGGTCCAGTTGGCCGCCCTCAGCCTGCAGGGCCGTCCGGCGCTGCGCCTGCATATCGAACCACCGTTACCCGGCAAGGTGGAGAAGGCGCACAGCGTCGCCTTCGCCTGGGAGGGGCGCAACTATCGGGGCGTGGTCCGTGAACACGTCAAATGCGGCGACGGCGGCATCAACCTGCTGCTCGAGTTGCAATGACCTCAGGCAATCGCTTTGCGGGCCCCCGGCGGGGCATCACGTTGTGCCTTGACCCGACTTACAAGGCCCAGCAGGTCGTGGCAGGTATTGAGGCTGGCAATCGGCACGCCCGTCACGGTTAGGCAATCGTCCAGGCTCGAACCCTGGCCCAGGCGAATGGTGAGGTGCTCGCCGTCTGCACAACTCACCTCGCAGCGGTCGGGCAGGCAGGCCTGTTCGATCATCTGCCGCATCTCAAGCATCGAAACGCCAATCAACGACATGGTACGACCCTCTCTTGAACTGGATGGCCTGTTGGGTGTGGTACGCCCTCGACGGGCAGGATGCCAATTGAGAATGCCCATGAGGGGGCGCAGGTCCATTCGCCCCGGCGATGACAACGGCTCGATGCCTCTAGCACCTTAGTGGAAGAAACCGCTGGCCGGGCAACGTTCGGTCGTCTTTGCCAGATGGGCGACGGGCGGTCAGCACCTACATCCGTGCCAGTTCCTCACGGCAGAATTCCACGAACAGCTGCGCCGGCTTGGTCAGTTGCACACGCTTGAGGTGCGCCGCCGCCAACCCCGACAGCGTCACTGGCTCGGCAATCGCCAGCGTCACCAGGCGCTGCCCGTCATAGGTAAATTCCGAATGCGGCCGGGTGACCAGCAGCGAGAAACCGAAGCCCTGCCCCACCATGCCCCGGACCATCTCGATTGACGGGGAGCTGAAGACGATGTTCGGCGTCAGCCCCAGTTCATTGAACAGGCTGACGAAGTAGGTGCGGCTGGGGGCCACGTCGAGCAGGATCATCGGCTCGGGGCACAGGTCACGCAGCGACACCTGGGCTTGGCCGGCGAAACGGTGCTTTTCCGGCAGCAGCACGTAGGGCTTCTGTGGCGGCATCAGCGGTTGGGTCTCGATGGTGCCGTCCAGGTCGTGATCGTAGAGAAACGCCAGGTCGAAGGTACCCGCCGTCAGGCCCTGGATCAGGTCCTGTTGCTCGCCGTCGCGCAGGCGGATGTCCACTCCAGGATAGCGCTCACGAAAACCCGCGATCAGCCGTGGCAGGTACAGCGGCGCCACGGTCTCGAAACAGCCGATGTCGATCTGCCCGGCCACCGTGTCGTTGTCGGCCAGGGCGTTCTGCTCGAACTCATGGGCCATCTGCAGCAGGGCCCGGGTCTTGGCGTAGAAGCGCTTGCCGCTGGGCGTCAGCGACACGCCCTGGGCGTGATGGCGAATGAACAGCTGCACGCCGAAGCTCTCTTCCAGGCTCTTGATCGCCGTGGAGATCGACGGCTGGGCGATGTACAACTGGCGCGAGGCTTCGGCGACGCTGCCGGCCTCCACGGTGGTGACGAAGTACTTAAGTTGGCGCAAGGTGTAGGAAGCCACGCTGACCTCTCTGGCGCCGTGGGCGGCGCGCGGGATTTTCCTGTCAGCTTACCTCGGCTCGAGGCGCGCAGGCGGATCACCCAGGCAAGGATTTACCTGGGGGTTGAGCAGCATTTTCCGTGGTGGCCCGGGCAATGCCCGGTCAGACCGTCTGCAACGGAATATCGCCAGCGCTGCCTTTGCCGTCGCGTCGCTCGCTCATCCAGTCATTGACCTTCTGCCCGAACTCTGCCGGCGCCTTGCGCCCGAACCGCCGCGCCAGGTCGAGGATGGTCTGTTGGGCCAGCGCCTCCTCCATGCGCTTCTGCGCCCCCAGCATCACCGCGTGGATCGCGCAGGTACCCTCGGTCGCCCAGCCCGGCGCCGAACCCTCGAACACCGCGCAGCGCTCGCGGATTTCCCGGCAATCGAAGAGCTTCTTCGGTCCGTCGATGGCCGTGACGATATCCAGCACGGTGATTTCGTCCGACGGCCGCGCCAGGCGAAAACCGCCGCGCACGCCTTCGGTCGCGGCCACCAGCCCGGCCCGGGCGAGCTTGGTGAAAACCTTGGCCAGGTATTCCTGGGGCACTCCCTGCAGCTCGGCCAGGTCGCGCACGCTGGACTCGCGGCTATCGCCACGCTCGTCCACCAGGAACAGCAGGCAGTGGATGCCGTACTCGACGCCGGCACTATAGAGGGACATATGAATCTCCGACTTACTTTGTCGCAAATAGTACGCCCCTCAGTGCTGGCAAGCAAAGCAGGACGTAGCCGTCCGTCGACGGACGGGCCGATCAAGACTCCGCTTAACGCCAATGAACACGCGGCATTCGAGGGTTTTATGGCGATTAGCGAGTAGCCCAGTGTGGAAAAAACACTTGCCGAATTAAACTACGACCAATAAAGTCGTAGTTATTCGACAGGCAGTACATGCTTCGTCGAAGCCCTTTCCTACCTTGCGGAGCACCTTCATGACCTCTCGTATCCTGATCATCGGTGCCGGCTTTGCCGGTGTCTGGAGCGCCCTGAGCGCCGCCCGCCTGCTCGACCAGGCCCAGCGCGGCGACGTGCGTATCAGTGTGCTGGCCCCGCAGCCGCAACTGCGTATCCGCCCACGCTTCTACGAGGCCGACGTGCAGAGCTTGCAGGCGCCGTTGGAGGCGCTGTTCGATGTGGTGGGCGTGGAGTTCATCCATGGCAGCGCCGACACCATCGACAGCGAAGCCCGCCAGGTCGGCTATCGCGATGCCGACGGCCGCCAGCACCAGCTCGGCTACGACCGCCTGATCCTCGCCGCCGGCAGCCAGGTGGCCCGCCCCGCCGTGCCAGGCCTGGCCGAACATACCTTCGATGTCGACCAGATGGAGTCGGCCACTCGCCTGGAACAGCACCTGCACAGCCTGGCCAGCCTGCCCGCCTCCCCGGCGCGCAACACCGTGGTGGTGTGCGGCGGTGGCTTCACCGGTATCGAAACGGCCACCGAGCTGCCACCCCGACTGCGCGCCATCCTCGGCGAAGGCCAGGCCCGAGTGGTGCTGATCGACCGTGGTGCCAGCATCGGCGCCGCCCTCGGTGCCGGGATCACTCCGGCCATCGTCAGCGCCAGCGAGCAGGCTGGGGTGCAATGGCTGACCGGCACTTCGGTGGTGGCGGTGGATGCGGGCGGCGTGACCCTGGACAACGGCGAATACATCGCCAGCAAGACCGTGATCTGGACCGTGGGGGTCAAGGCCAGCCCTTTGACCGCGCAGGTCGCAGGCGAGCGTGACGGCTTGGGCCGCCTGAAAGTCGACGGACACCTGAAAGTGCTTGGCCAAGACTGCATCTACGCCACCGGCGACGTTGCCTACGCCGCTGTCGACGACCACGGCAACCACGCGCTGATGACCTGCCAGCACGCCATTCCCATGGGCCGCCATTCGGGCAACAACGCCATGGCCGACCTGCTGGGTATGGAGCCGGTGGTCTATCGCCAGCCCAAATACGTCACCTGCCTGGACCTGGGAGATTGGGGCGCGGCCTACAGCGAAGGCTGGGAACGCGAACTGCACCTGCAAGGGCAGGAAGGCAAGAACCTCAAGCGCCAGATCAACACAGTGTGGATCTACCCCCCGGCAGCTGATCGCGCCCAGGCGCTGGCGGCTGCCGACCCGTCCATCCCGATCGTCGCATGATCATAAAAAGGGCCGCTACGCGGCCCTTCTTGCGACGAAATAAAGACCGACAGTCAACAAGTGACGACATACCTGGGGAATCGAACTTTCATTGAACGGCTGGTCAATAATAGTGGCACTGTGGCATCATTCAGAAAAAACAACATGAACCGTGAGGATATAACCCCTTTCGCAGTGCATCGAGAGCCCTACCAGCCGAGCCCGGTCCGTCCGCGCTCTTGACGCCTGCAGCCACCGTCAAGGAGCGTCGCATGCAGTTACGGAACGTTAAGATCGGCATTCGGGCAGCAGGAATGTTCACCCTGCTCGGTATTCTGGTCCTGGCCATGGGCCTGGTCGCCCTCTACGAAACCCGCAGGATGGACAGCGCCACCGACGAAATCCGCATCACCTGGATGCCCGCGGTACTGGCCCTGGGCGAGGTCAGCAGTAACCTGGGGCGAGCCCGTGCCCTGACCCTGCGCAGTGTTCTGGAGGACAGCAGCAACGCTCGCCACGCCACCCTGGACAAGATCGTCCAGGTCAACCAGCAGCTCGAAAGCGACCTCAAGGCCTACGAGCGCACCATCATCGAAGCCGACGACCGCGCCCTGTTCGATGCCTTCATAGGCCTGAGCGAGCGTTATCACGGCCTGCAGAAAGCCATCCGCAGCGCCGCCGGCAACGACCAGCTGGACGAGGCCCGCCGCCTGGTCAACGGCCCGCTCGCCGAGTACGCCGACAGCATGATGAAGGCCTTGGCCGAGCTGATCGCCTACAACACCCAAGGTGCCGAGCAAGCCTCCCGGCGCAGCAGCGCGGCATCGGACGAAGCCTTCACCCTGATCATTGCCGCCCTCGCCACGATCCTGCTGGCGCTGGTCGGCATCGCCACCCTTCTCACCCGCAGCATCGTCGTCCCGCTGGCCGACGCCGTCGCCGTGGCCGAGCGCGTCGCCACCGGCGACCTGACGCGCGAGATCAGCGTGCTTGGCCGCGACGAGCCGGCCTTGCTGCTGCGCGCCCTAAGCCGCATGCAGCACAGCCTGCGCGACACCCTGCGGCGGATCGCCGCCTCCTCCGACCAGTTGGCATCTGCCTCCGAGGAGCTGCACACGGTCACCGAGGACACCAGCCGCGGCCTGCACCAGCAGAGCGCCGAGATCGACCAGGCCGCCACCGCGGTCAACCAGATGACCGCCGCCGTCGAGGAAGTGGCCAGCAACGCCGTGAGCACCGCCGATGCCTCCCAGGGCGCCGACCGCACCACTCGCGATGGCCGCGACCAGGTCAACCAGGCGCTCGCCTCGATCCAGCACCTGGTCGATGACGTGACCGGCACCTCCGAGGAAATCGAACAGTTGGCCAGCCACGCCAACCAGATCAGCCAGGTGCTCGACGTGATCGGCTCGATCGCCGGGCAGACCAACCTGCTGGCCCTCAACGCCGCCATCGAGGCCGCCCGTGCCGGCGAGGCGGGCCGTGGTTTTGCCGTGGTCGCCGACGAAGTGCGCGCCCTGGCCCACCGTACCCAGCAGTCTACGGCAGAGATCGAGCAGATGATCGGCGGCATCCAGACCGGCACCGAGCGCGCGGTCAACGCCATGCACAGCAGTCAAGGCCGCGCCGGCGGCACCCTGGAAGTGGCGCAATCGGCCGGCCAGGCCCTGGAGCTGATCGCCGAGGCGATCGCCACGATCAACCAGCGCAACCTGGTGATCGCCACGGCCTCTGAGCAGCAGGCCCAGGTGGCGCGGGAAGTGGACCGCAACCTGGTGAATATCCGCGACCTGGCGATGCAGACCTCGGCAGGCGCCAACCAGACCAGCGCGGCGGCCCAGGACCTGTCGCGCCTGGCGGTTGAGCTGAATGGGATGGTGGCGCAGTTCAAAGTCTGAGTTGCCAGGAACGCTATCGCGGGGCGACCCCATCCCTACTCATCAGCGGTAAGGTTGCTGTAGGAGCAGGCTTGCCCCGCGCTCGCATTTCGGCCCTGATGAATAGGAAAAACCGCTGTAGCGCGTCGGACCTAGCTACTACTTCCTCTCTATCTCCCGGCCCATGCTCTTGACGTTTGCATTCACACGTCAAGGAACACCCATGCTGTTGAGAAACATGAAGATCGGCAAACGGGCGACCAGCCTGTTCACCCTCCTGGCGGCCCTGGTCCTGGCCATGGGCCTGGTGGCCCTGTACGAAACCCGGCAGATGAACGATGCCACCGACGAAATCCGCGGTAATTGGCTGCCAGCGGTGATCGCCCTCAACGAAATCACCGGCACGCTTGCCCAGGAACGCGCAGCGACATTACGTGCGGCGTTGGAGCAGGACAGTGACGACAATGCCAGCATCAGCTTGCTCAACAGCATCGAAGAAGCGGTGCAGCAGGACCTGAAGGACTACGAAAAGACCATTGCCGAGGCCCAGGACCGCAGCCTGTTCAGTGCTTTCGCGGCGGCGCGCCAACAATACACCCAGCAGCAACACGAGGTGCTGCAGCACATCAGCGCCGGGCGCATGACAGAAGCCAGGCGCCTGATCAATGGCCCTCTGATCCAACGCGCCGACCGCATGATGGACACGCTGGCGACACTGGTGGCCTACAACTACAAGGGGGCGCAAACCGCCTCGCAGCGCAGCGACGCGGTCAGCGACCAGGCGTTCATGGTGATCATCACCGCACTGGTACTGATCGTATTGGCGCTGGTGTGCATCGCCACCTTGTTCACGCGGAGCATCGTCGCGCCGCTGACCGAGGCCGTCGCGGTGGCCGAACGCGTCGCCACCGGCGACCTCACCCGCGAGATCGCCGTGGTCGGCCTCGATGAACCGGCGTTGCTCCTGCACGCCCTGCGCCGCATGCAGCTGAGCCTGCGCGACACCATCGGCAA
This sequence is a window from Pseudomonas maumuensis. Protein-coding genes within it:
- a CDS encoding response regulator, producing the protein MHLLVVEDDDIVRMLIVEVLDELGYAALEADSAAAALKIIEDPTQPLALLMTDVGLPDLRGEELAAKARESRPNLPVLFASGYAESFNVPPGMHLIGKPFSIDQLRDKVLEILGAP
- a CDS encoding methyl-accepting chemotaxis protein translates to MFTLLGILVLAMGLVALYETRRMDSATDEIRITWMPAVLALGEVSSNLGRARALTLRSVLEDSSNARHATLDKIVQVNQQLESDLKAYERTIIEADDRALFDAFIGLSERYHGLQKAIRSAAGNDQLDEARRLVNGPLAEYADSMMKALAELIAYNTQGAEQASRRSSAASDEAFTLIIAALATILLALVGIATLLTRSIVVPLADAVAVAERVATGDLTREISVLGRDEPALLLRALSRMQHSLRDTLRRIAASSDQLASASEELHTVTEDTSRGLHQQSAEIDQAATAVNQMTAAVEEVASNAVSTADASQGADRTTRDGRDQVNQALASIQHLVDDVTGTSEEIEQLASHANQISQVLDVIGSIAGQTNLLALNAAIEAARAGEAGRGFAVVADEVRALAHRTQQSTAEIEQMIGGIQTGTERAVNAMHSSQGRAGGTLEVAQSAGQALELIAEAIATINQRNLVIATASEQQAQVAREVDRNLVNIRDLAMQTSAGANQTSAAAQDLSRLAVELNGMVAQFKV
- a CDS encoding NAD(P)/FAD-dependent oxidoreductase, with amino-acid sequence MTSRILIIGAGFAGVWSALSAARLLDQAQRGDVRISVLAPQPQLRIRPRFYEADVQSLQAPLEALFDVVGVEFIHGSADTIDSEARQVGYRDADGRQHQLGYDRLILAAGSQVARPAVPGLAEHTFDVDQMESATRLEQHLHSLASLPASPARNTVVVCGGGFTGIETATELPPRLRAILGEGQARVVLIDRGASIGAALGAGITPAIVSASEQAGVQWLTGTSVVAVDAGGVTLDNGEYIASKTVIWTVGVKASPLTAQVAGERDGLGRLKVDGHLKVLGQDCIYATGDVAYAAVDDHGNHALMTCQHAIPMGRHSGNNAMADLLGMEPVVYRQPKYVTCLDLGDWGAAYSEGWERELHLQGQEGKNLKRQINTVWIYPPAADRAQALAAADPSIPIVA
- a CDS encoding LysR family transcriptional regulator; the encoded protein is MASYTLRQLKYFVTTVEAGSVAEASRQLYIAQPSISTAIKSLEESFGVQLFIRHHAQGVSLTPSGKRFYAKTRALLQMAHEFEQNALADNDTVAGQIDIGCFETVAPLYLPRLIAGFRERYPGVDIRLRDGEQQDLIQGLTAGTFDLAFLYDHDLDGTIETQPLMPPQKPYVLLPEKHRFAGQAQVSLRDLCPEPMILLDVAPSRTYFVSLFNELGLTPNIVFSSPSIEMVRGMVGQGFGFSLLVTRPHSEFTYDGQRLVTLAIAEPVTLSGLAAAHLKRVQLTKPAQLFVEFCREELARM
- a CDS encoding RrF2 family transcriptional regulator; this translates as MSLYSAGVEYGIHCLLFLVDERGDSRESSVRDLAELQGVPQEYLAKVFTKLARAGLVAATEGVRGGFRLARPSDEITVLDIVTAIDGPKKLFDCREIRERCAVFEGSAPGWATEGTCAIHAVMLGAQKRMEEALAQQTILDLARRFGRKAPAEFGQKVNDWMSERRDGKGSAGDIPLQTV
- a CDS encoding response regulator, which translates into the protein MIQAASMDQRSFRKLLSRNVGLPLGVGLLGAVAFVAVINYLLSAMQWVEHTDRVIGNANETIKLSIDMETGMRGYLLTGEERFLDPYEVAKPRIFGSLDSLRGMVADNPQQVDRIDRIAALQREWNTFGNEVISQRRSQQGDVASSIGRGRGKRLTDEIRKEFDTFINTEQQLRTARNETVSTVTMTAISAFVLFIVALSALLAYLGRRDLLALSSSYVDNLEAQQRAAERLEQQAWLRAGQTQLAEQVLGQLTLSMLGDNILRFFAGYLGSVVGALYVRDEHGQLVRVATYGLDAEQQGSEPRVGDHAGLLGEAVAQGRLLRLDELPEDYYRLSSGLGRGLPRSGLLVPAQDDGRVNGVLELGFLRPLQERDVELLQRVAENLGISIESARYRQRLQEVLAETQQLNEELQVQQEELKTANEELEEQSRVLKESQAHLETQQAELEQTNEQLAERTEALDRKNSELNQAQVELQARADDLQRSSKYKSEFLANMSHELRTPLNSSLILAKLLAENAEGNLSDEQVKFAESIYSAGNDLLNLINDILDIAKVEAGKLEVRAESTPLERLVEGLQGMFQPLAQDKGLSFAVQLEQPLPASLFTDRQRLEQILKNLLSNAIKFTERGQVSLRISHQAGLGIVFAVRDTGIGIAADQQQAIFGAFHQVDGTSNRRYGGTGLGLSISRDLAHLLGGQINVDSSPGQGSVFSLILPEHFEPSAQQVEVHSLRPAVDELPPAPPVPAPVRSERPTPAFADDRGQAPFANRCILVIEDEPNFARILFDLAHELGYSCLVAHAADEGFELAAQYLPDAILLDMRLPDHSGLTVLQRLKEQAGTRHIPVHIISVEDRVEAAMHMGAVGYAVKPTSREELKAVFGRLEAKLTQKLKHILLVEDDDLQRESIARLIGDDDIEITAVAMAQDALALLRENIYDCMIIDLKLPDMLGNELLKRMTAEDIRSFPPVIVYTGRNLTREEEADLLKYSRSIIIKGARSPERLLDEVTLFLHKVESQLSNERQRMLKTARSRDKVFEGRKILLVDDDVRNIFALTSALEHKGAIVEIGRNGREAIECLEANDDIDLVLMDVMMPEMDGYEATRLIRQQPRWRKLPIIAVTAKAMKDDQQRCLQAGANDYLAKPIELDRLFSLIRVWLPQLERI
- a CDS encoding DUF1652 domain-containing protein, translating into MSLIGVSMLEMRQMIEQACLPDRCEVSCADGEHLTIRLGQGSSLDDCLTVTGVPIASLNTCHDLLGLVSRVKAQRDAPPGARKAIA